Proteins co-encoded in one Tachysurus fulvidraco isolate hzauxx_2018 chromosome 17, HZAU_PFXX_2.0, whole genome shotgun sequence genomic window:
- the neurog1 gene encoding neurogenin-1 — translation MCTTMESAFSDMDSSSCDFSFPHTDDDEDSRGSMHVSSPASSFASSGNAQDAGKLQQKKKRRGRARSDAAVHVVKKNRRLKANDRERNRMHNLNDALDALRSVLPAFPDDTKLTKIETLRFAHNYIWALSETIRIADQRGNKARDSSPAVTCMTEVPSPGSDACSWASSASSSGSSPSYSSSNPGSPEAMDDYGFLQADVVYRYHSYPVIY, via the coding sequence ATGTGCACCACAATGGAGAGTGCGTTCTCTGATATGGACAGCTCCAGCTGCgacttttcttttcctcacacggatgatgatgaggattcTCGCGGCAGCATGCATGTCTCCTCGCCTGCGTCCTCGTTTGCGTCGTCGGGAAACGCACAGGACGCTGGCAAGCTGCAGCAGAAAAAGAAGCGCAGAGGTCGTGCGCGCAGCGACGCTGCTGTTCACGTAGTAAAGAAAAACCGCAGACTGAAAGCCAATGACCGCGAGAGGAACCGTATGCACAACCTGAACGATGCTCTGGACGCTCTGCGGAGTGTGCTGCCTGCCTTCCCGGACGATACCAAGCTCACCAAAATCGAGACTCTACGCTTCGCTCACAACTACATCTGGGCACTGTCCGAAACCATCCGCATCGCGGACCAGCGGGGGAACAAAGCGAGAGACTCCTCACCGGCCGTGACCTGCATGACGGAAGTACCGAGCCCGGGGAGCGATGCGTGCTCATGGGCATCAAGCGCCTCCTCTTCAGGCTCTTCTCCATCCTATAGCTCTTCTAACCCCGGCAGCCCGGAGGCTATGGACGATTATGGATTTCTGCAAGCAGATGTTGTTTACCGCTACCACAGCTACCCTGTCATTTATTAA
- the polr2g gene encoding DNA-directed RNA polymerase II subunit RPB7, translated as MFYHISLEHEILLHPRYFGPNLLNTVKQKLFTEVEGTCTGKYGFVIAVTTIDNIGAGVIQPGRGFVLYPVKYKAIVFRPFKGEVVDAVVTQVNKVGLFTEIGPMSCFISRHSIPSEMEFDPNSNPPCYKTVDEDIVIQQDDEIRLKIVGTRVDKNDIFAIGSLMDDYLGLVS; from the exons ATGTTCTATCAC ATATCCCTGGAACATGAGATTCTCCTCCATCCTCGATATTTTGGCCCAAATCTGTTAAACACAGTGAAGCAGAAACTGTTTACGGAAGTTGAAGGCACGTGCACAGGAAA gtATGGTTTTGTCATTGCAGTGACGACGATTGATAATATTGGGGCAGGTGTTATACAGCCCGGCAGGGGTTTCGTGTTGTACCCTGTCAAATACAAGGCCATTGTGTTTAGGCCATTTAAAGGGGAGGTTGTGGATGCAGTGGTCACTCAAGTTAACAAG GTTGGACTGTTCACAGAAATTGGCCCGATGTCCTGCTTTATCTCACGTCAT TCTATACCCTCAGAAATGGAATTTGACCCAAACTCTAATCCTCCCTGCTATAAGACGGTGGATGAG GACATTGTAATCCAACAAGATGATGAAATTCGATTGAAGATTGTTGGTACTCGAGTAGACAAGAATGATATT tttgccATTGGATCCCTCATGGATGACTACCTTG gtcTTGTTAGTTGA